The DNA segment GGCTCCACCGAACAGCACGGCCCCCACATGCCGCTGGGCACCGACTTCCTCACCGCAGAGGAGTTCGCGAGGCGACTGGGCGAGCGCGCCGATGTCATCGTTACACCCACGATTCCCATCGGCTACGCCAAGTACCACACCAGTTTCCCCGGCACCCTTTCCGTCAGCGAAGACACCCTGGCGAACATGCTTATGGAAATCTGCGAAGACCTGGTCGCCTACGGGGCCACACATATCCTGTTCGTTAACGGCCACGGCGGAAACATGCAAGCCATCCGCCAGTGCGGCGAGATGCTGCGCGAGATGTGCATCCCCATGGCCACCGCCGTGTACTGGAAGGTCATCCAGACCGTGAATCCCAACTGGCTGCCCATCGGTCACGGAGACTACGTTGAGACGTCTCTGGTGTTGGCGCTGGACGAATCGCTGCCCAACATGCAGATCGCCAAGATTCCGACCAGCAAGAACCTCAGCGACACCATTACCCTGGACACGCCGCACGACGCACGATTCAACGGCGGCTCGGTCTTCGTGAACCTCATCACGGCTGACATTACGGACAGCGGCGATATGCTGGAGTTGGGCCTGTCCGCTGCTAGCCGCTACGACATCCCGCCCACCGCCGGCTCCAAGGAGATGGGCGAGAAGATTTACCAAGGGATCACCGATTACCTGGTGAAGTTTGTTGAGGAGTTCCGCAAAGTTACGCTGCCGCCCGTGGACTCGCTGGGCCCGCTGGCGAAGTAGCAGATTTCTTGTGGAGGTGTTTCACCATGACAACCGAGTTGCGAGTAGGAAACTTCTCCGCGCTCACGGGTGAGAAGGTTACAGGGGTTCAGGAAGTGCAGGTGGACGGACATACCGTCCCGGTTCCCCTGTTCCTGATTCACGGCGCGAAGCCCGGCCCCACGTTGGTCATTACGGCGGGAGTCCACGGCGCGGAGTACGCCAGCATCGCTGCCGCGCTGGAAGTCGGCCAAACCTTGGCCCCGAAGGCCGTGCATGGCAGCGTCATCGTGGCGCCGGTGGTGAATATGCCCGCCTTCCGGGCGCGGTCCATCTACGTCTGCCCGCTGGATGGCAAGAACCTGAACCGCGTCTTCCCCGGCGACAAGAATGGCTCCGCGTCCGAGCAACTGGCATACTGGCTGTTCCAGAACCTGCTCAAGCGCGCAGACTACTATGTAGATTTGCATGGCGGAGACCTGGTGGAGGCCCTGATCCCCTTCACGATCTTCAATGTCTCCGGCAACGCGCAGGTGGACGAGAGGTCCAAGGAACTGGCGCAGGTGTTCGGCATCCCGTACGTCGTCCGCAGCGAAACGCGCGGGTCCACCTACTCCGCGGCCGCGCACGAGGGCATCCCAAGCATGTTGGCCGAGGCGGGCGGGCAGGGCCTGTGGCCGCGCGAAGCCGTTACCCTCCTGACCAACGGCGTGAACCGTCTGATGCGCCACATCGGCATGCTGGACGGCCCGGCCCCAGAACCGGTGTCCACGCAGGTGCTGGACAAGTTCATCTGGCTGCGCAGTGAGCACGACGGCTACTATTACCTGGATGTGTCCGTGGGCGATGTGGTCGCGAAGGGCCAGAGGCTGGGCAAAATCACCGATTACCAGGGGAACGTGCTACAGACCGTAGACTCACCAGCGGACGGGCGCATCCTGTTCCTCGTATCATCGCTGGCCATCAATAAGGGCGACCCGCTGCTGGCAGTTGGCGCATAAATCGCCGCATACAGGACACAATCATCATTCACTGAAGATGACAAGGAGGCGCTGTAT comes from the Chloroflexota bacterium genome and includes:
- a CDS encoding creatininase family protein, which codes for GSTEQHGPHMPLGTDFLTAEEFARRLGERADVIVTPTIPIGYAKYHTSFPGTLSVSEDTLANMLMEICEDLVAYGATHILFVNGHGGNMQAIRQCGEMLREMCIPMATAVYWKVIQTVNPNWLPIGHGDYVETSLVLALDESLPNMQIAKIPTSKNLSDTITLDTPHDARFNGGSVFVNLITADITDSGDMLELGLSAASRYDIPPTAGSKEMGEKIYQGITDYLVKFVEEFRKVTLPPVDSLGPLAK
- a CDS encoding succinylglutamate desuccinylase/aspartoacylase family protein is translated as MTTELRVGNFSALTGEKVTGVQEVQVDGHTVPVPLFLIHGAKPGPTLVITAGVHGAEYASIAAALEVGQTLAPKAVHGSVIVAPVVNMPAFRARSIYVCPLDGKNLNRVFPGDKNGSASEQLAYWLFQNLLKRADYYVDLHGGDLVEALIPFTIFNVSGNAQVDERSKELAQVFGIPYVVRSETRGSTYSAAAHEGIPSMLAEAGGQGLWPREAVTLLTNGVNRLMRHIGMLDGPAPEPVSTQVLDKFIWLRSEHDGYYYLDVSVGDVVAKGQRLGKITDYQGNVLQTVDSPADGRILFLVSSLAINKGDPLLAVGA